A window from Rhea pennata isolate bPtePen1 chromosome 1, bPtePen1.pri, whole genome shotgun sequence encodes these proteins:
- the MRPL30 gene encoding large ribosomal subunit protein uL30m: MAVASGRGGLGRLLRKSVDRLPCPVWFRPLFTRSRIPDSVFQPRPGDHEKYGGDPEQPHKIHIVTRIKSVVGRPYWEKKIIHDLGLDKAHQPRLHKNIPSVNSKLKVVKHLIRIQPLKLPHGLPTEEEMSDTFLTSKGELVIKQRLKPVEQKEIKS; this comes from the exons ATGGCGGTGGCGTCGGGGCGAGGCGGCCTGGGCCGG ctacTGAGGAAAAGTGTGGACAGGCTACCTTGCCCAGTATGGTTTCGTCCTCTGTTTACCAGATCAAGAATTCCAGACTCG GTATTTCAGCCACGACCTGGAGATCATGAAAAGTACGGAGGTGACCCTGAGCAGCCACACAAAATCCACATTGTTACTAGAATAAAAAGCGTAGTTGGCCGCCCATACTGGGAAAAGAAGATAATACATGATCTTGGACTAGATAAA GCACATCAGCCAAGACTGCACAAAAACATCCCTTCTGTGAATTCCAAACTAAAAGTTGTTAAACATTTGATAAG AATACAGCCACTGAAGCTACCTCATGGGTTGCcaactgaagaagaaatgtcAGACACCTTTCTCACGAGCAAAGGAGAGCTTGTAATTAAACAGCGTCTGAAACCTgtggaacagaaagaaattaagtcATGA
- the LYG2 gene encoding lysozyme g-like protein 2 — translation MRLMLVLLGLAALLGTSQSRTNCYGDVSRTDTTGASCKTAKPEKLNYCGVAASRKIAERDLRSMDRYKTLIKKVGQKLCVEPAVIAGIISRESHAGKALKNGWGDNGNGFGLMQVDRRSHKPVGEWNGERHLIQGTEILISMIKAMQRKFPRWTKEQQLKGGISAYNAGPGNVRTYERMDIGTTHDDYANDVVARAQYYKQHGY, via the exons ATGCGTctgatgctggtgctgctgggccTCGCTGCCCTCCTGG GTACCTCTCAGAGCCGGACTAACTGCTACGGTGATGTAAGCAGAACTGACACCACTGGGGCTTCGtgtaaaacagcaaaaccagagaaaTTAAACTACTGTG GAGTTGCAGCTTCCAGAAAGATTGCCGAACGGGACCTACGAAGTATGGATAGATATAAAACTCTCATTAAGAAAGTTGGCCAAAAACTGTGTGTCGAGCCAGCTGTGATTGCTGGCATTATCTCTCGAGAGTCTCATGCTGGCAAAGCTCTGAAGAACGGCTGGGGTGACAATGGAAATGGATTTGGTTTAATGCAG GTTGACAGAAGATCACATAAACCTGTGGGAGAATGGAATGGAGAAAGACATCTTATACAGGGCACAGAAATACTAATCTCAATGATAAAGGCAATGCAGAGAAAGTTCCCACGCTGGACAAAGGAACAACAGCTGAAAG GTGGGATTTCTGCCTACAATGCTGGTCCTGGGAACGTCCGAACCTATGAAAGAATGGATATTGGCACTACTCATGATGACTATGCCAACGATGTGGTTGCACGAGCCCAGTATTATAAGCAACATGGATACTAG